A section of the Paenibacillus odorifer genome encodes:
- a CDS encoding aldo/keto reductase yields MQYAKLGKSGMKVSRLCLGTMNFGPQTDEKEAFRIMDAALDAGVNFFDTANIYGWGENSGLTETIIGRWFKQGGGRREKVVLATKVYGAMNDKLDGPNDEERLSSYIIRRHLEGSLQRLQTDHIELYQMHHIDRSTSWEELWGAFELAVSQGKIGYVGSSNFAGWDIAIAQQEAKARGFLGLVSEQHKYSLTCRLPELEVLPAARHLGLGIIPWSPLDGGLLGRNALKKIEGSRSGGNADRVEQHKSQLEVFASLCMELGEPQDNVALAWLLANPAVTAPIIGPRTLEQFESALRSLEIVLDEAVLKRLDEIFPGPGGEAPKAYAW; encoded by the coding sequence GTGCAATATGCAAAGCTTGGCAAATCCGGCATGAAGGTCAGTCGCCTATGTCTAGGAACGATGAATTTTGGCCCGCAGACGGATGAAAAAGAAGCCTTCCGCATCATGGACGCTGCACTGGATGCAGGTGTTAATTTTTTTGATACCGCTAACATTTACGGCTGGGGTGAAAATTCTGGCCTGACTGAAACCATTATTGGACGCTGGTTTAAGCAAGGCGGCGGGCGGCGGGAAAAGGTTGTACTAGCCACCAAAGTTTATGGAGCCATGAATGATAAACTTGATGGTCCTAATGATGAAGAAAGATTATCCTCATATATCATTCGCCGCCATCTTGAAGGGTCCCTGCAGCGTCTTCAGACCGATCATATTGAATTGTACCAGATGCATCATATAGACCGCAGTACGTCCTGGGAAGAGCTCTGGGGGGCTTTCGAGCTGGCTGTGAGTCAAGGCAAGATTGGTTATGTCGGTTCCAGTAACTTTGCAGGCTGGGATATCGCCATAGCTCAACAAGAAGCTAAGGCTCGTGGTTTTCTTGGACTAGTCTCAGAGCAGCATAAATACAGCCTGACCTGTCGGCTTCCTGAACTTGAAGTTTTGCCAGCCGCTCGCCATCTGGGGCTAGGTATTATTCCTTGGAGCCCACTCGATGGAGGTCTTCTCGGAAGAAATGCACTCAAAAAAATAGAGGGCAGCCGAAGTGGCGGAAATGCAGATCGTGTAGAGCAGCACAAGAGCCAGCTTGAGGTTTTTGCCAGCTTATGTATGGAGCTGGGAGAACCACAGGATAATGTCGCTCTTGCTTGGTTACTGGCTAATCCTGCTGTAACTGCTCCAATTATCGGCCCCCGCACCCTGGAGCAATTTGAGAGTGCGCTGCGCAGTCTTGAGATTGTGCTAGATGAAGCTGTGCTTAAACGACTAGATGAAATATTCCCTGGACCCGGCGGTGAAGCCCCTAAAGCGTATGCTTGGTAG
- the leuB gene encoding 3-isopropylmalate dehydrogenase gives MSEVKKIAVIAGDGIGPEVVAEAEKVLKVTEEVFGYAFETEHALFGGIAIDEKGTPLPEDTLEICRSADAVLLGAVGGPKWDNNPKELRPETGLLGIRKALGLFSNLRPAVVFDCLKDASTLKPEVLEGTDLMVVRELTGGIYFGDKLRRQGEHGEEAVDTCVYNVMEVERIVRQAFEIAGKRRNKLASVDKANVLETSRLWREVVNKIAPEYPEVEVEHVLVDNCAMQLLRRPSSFDVIVTENMFGDILSDEAAMLTGSIGMLASASMGDGNYGLYEPVHGSAPDIAGQGLANPIATILSLALMFRLTFGYEDAAAAIEAAVAAVLDAGHRTSDIAVDKSKAISTTEMGDLIVAAIRKA, from the coding sequence ATGAGTGAAGTTAAAAAAATCGCCGTAATCGCAGGGGACGGTATTGGACCAGAAGTTGTAGCAGAAGCGGAAAAAGTATTAAAAGTAACAGAAGAAGTATTCGGTTATGCTTTTGAAACAGAGCACGCATTATTTGGCGGTATCGCAATAGACGAGAAGGGGACTCCGCTGCCGGAAGATACACTTGAAATCTGTCGTAGCGCAGATGCTGTGTTATTGGGTGCTGTTGGTGGACCGAAATGGGATAATAATCCAAAGGAGCTTCGTCCCGAAACCGGACTGCTTGGAATTCGCAAAGCACTGGGGTTGTTCTCCAACCTGCGTCCAGCTGTCGTATTTGACTGTCTTAAGGATGCTTCGACTTTGAAGCCTGAAGTCCTGGAAGGCACAGATCTTATGGTAGTTCGCGAACTGACTGGCGGGATTTACTTCGGAGATAAATTGCGCCGTCAAGGAGAACATGGTGAAGAAGCTGTGGACACCTGTGTATATAACGTAATGGAAGTAGAACGAATTGTCCGCCAAGCTTTTGAGATTGCCGGCAAGCGCCGTAATAAACTGGCGAGTGTTGATAAAGCGAATGTACTTGAAACTTCACGTTTGTGGCGTGAGGTTGTGAATAAGATTGCTCCAGAATATCCGGAGGTAGAGGTAGAGCATGTACTGGTTGATAACTGCGCAATGCAGCTGCTGCGCCGTCCATCTAGCTTTGACGTTATCGTTACTGAGAACATGTTTGGTGATATCTTGAGCGACGAGGCTGCTATGCTAACAGGTTCTATCGGTATGCTTGCTTCAGCTTCGATGGGTGACGGCAACTATGGTCTCTACGAGCCCGTTCACGGCTCTGCTCCTGATATTGCCGGACAAGGGCTTGCGAACCCGATCGCAACAATCTTGTCGCTGGCCCTGATGTTCCGCTTAACCTTTGGTTATGAGGATGCTGCTGCTGCAATCGAAGCGGCAGTTGCTGCAGTATTGGATGCAGGACACCGTACAAGTGATATCGCCGTGGATAAGAGCAAAGCGATCAGTACAACTGAAATGGGCGACCTGATTGTTGCAGCAATCCGCAAAGCCTAA
- a CDS encoding peroxiredoxin — protein MAERFVGRPAPDFTMETVSGDGKDFGKVSLSDYRGKWLVFFFYPLDFTFVCPTEITALSDAAAQFEALDTAILGASIDSIHSHKAWINTPKDSNGLGRLNFPLAADITKQVSKDYGILIEEEGIALRGLFIIDPEGELKYQVVNHNDVGRSVEETLRVLQALQSGGLCPMNWKPGDKNL, from the coding sequence ATGGCGGAACGTTTTGTAGGTAGACCGGCTCCCGATTTTACTATGGAAACCGTATCAGGTGATGGTAAGGATTTTGGTAAAGTAAGCTTGTCTGATTATCGTGGCAAATGGCTTGTATTCTTCTTCTATCCGCTTGATTTCACATTTGTATGTCCAACTGAAATCACAGCTCTCAGTGACGCAGCAGCACAGTTTGAAGCACTTGATACAGCGATTCTCGGCGCAAGCATCGATTCGATCCACAGCCACAAAGCTTGGATTAATACCCCTAAGGATTCCAACGGCCTGGGTCGTTTGAATTTCCCGCTTGCAGCTGATATTACGAAACAAGTCTCTAAAGACTATGGCATTCTGATTGAAGAAGAAGGTATCGCATTGCGTGGCTTGTTCATTATCGATCCTGAAGGCGAATTGAAATATCAAGTCGTTAACCACAATGATGTAGGCCGCAGTGTGGAAGAAACTCTTCGTGTTCTGCAAGCCTTGCAATCTGGTGGTTTATGCCCAATGAACTGGAAGCCGGGCGATAAGAATCTGTAA